atagtACCATTCTAACACAAAAGAGCTGCTGCACAATAATTCTTCTCCAGACTtggaaatagagaaaaattgatataaaattaaTCACTCTCATGATATCAAATGTCTAAATAACTACTCATGGTTAGAAATTCAAGGATACGATGCCTAATCCCACTTTCCCAAGAGGAGTGTCGACGGGAGGTACAATGGTCTTTCCTGGGGTGCAGCAGTCCCTCTCATCCAGCTTGAACTGCCCTTGGATATCCACAGAGAATAAATGAGTCTTTGAATACCTGCTGACGACATCCCCTCTATCATCTAGAATCACATGGGTATTCAGCATTTTGGAGTCGTCTTCAGGATTCTGAAATTTGAACGAATGTTATGGTAAAAAGCTAATCCATTTTCATCTATTCAAGCTTTAAATAAGCACTCAAATCAGTTCAAAACACATACAAAAACTAGTCAAGACTTTCtgtttaatgagtaaaaaaaggCCCATTGGCCTTCAAAAGTGAGAATTAAAACAATTCGAAGATGCAGATAAAACATGCTTTGGCTATTTTGGTCTTAACAACTGAAGCAGACTttaacatgtataaaaaaaagtagacTCACTGATGGTCTGAGATAAGTGGTCACCTTTATCTGATCCATTTtccttcaattaaaaaaaaaattgatatcagTTTATCACGCATTCATGACTTTGAAACACGTTAGCACTATTTTGCTATGAGAGGGGAATGTGGAAGAAGATCCTTGAAAAATAGGGATTTAGGCAGTTTTGGGCAAATTACCCTTTtctgttctttttattttaatgaaaaatccAGAGAAAGTAAGTATTAACACAAATCGCACAAATATATCAAAACAATTCATCCTTGCCAGCTTAAGAGCATGTAGGAGTGAGCAGATGGACATTTTGGAGGTTGTTACGACACTTTTTAAGGCATGGTTGTTACATTGCCCTATATACCTTGATATGGGGTGCGAAAAACAAGTTAGTTACATGAATATACAAGATTTTCATGTAATTTTCTTTGTCAGTACCATTGGGATGGATGTTAAATTGCATTTGCTGGTCAGAAATCTTTTAGTGGTGGGTGCGTCTGACTGCACTGACCATAGGAACAGTGACTTTCCGTTTAACAGTAAATCCAAACAGAAAATCTGTTTTCGGCTCTTTTCATGTGATAATTCATTGAATTtaaatgaaatgcatgtttttgcTGTGCACATTCTCTACGACAGAATTTGCCATTTTTATATCATCTTTGGAATAGAATTTAGGCCTACAGATTTTTcacaaagggaaaaaaatatcatcactaACGTTAGTGAATCATTTTTATTCTCTAGGAGTTCCCTGGCTAccacatggacctactacagcATGCTACCAATGACTAGCACAATGACAGTACTGATCCTTACGAGGAGCTTGCCTTTTCAGTATACCTTCTCATGAAATCCTCCAATGGACAACCATACTTTGTGTTCCTTTGCAAGTTGTTTGAAAGCTGACATCGTTGGACCATCCATGCCCTCTGCATATCTGACACTGTCAGCTGGAGATCTTTGGATGTAATCACACGCCTCGGGTAAAAATACCATCtattaacagaaaaaaataaagcaatatcGAGTTAAGGTGTCCAAACAAAAGAGGCATCAGCCTCATGCATTTGTAGTGCTGTTATCGTTAAGAAAACTCTCTGTCGATATATCGCTAAAAATATCTTACCGATATTGATAACTATCAAcaagaaaataatcaatacacattttttatgcattataGCTATGTCACGTACTCGCGTTGGTCAAAATTGGTGTCTGCCACTGTAAGAATGCTTAAAATAATTActatgtaataataattatttacaattagaattaaaattttattatttaataaattgtAATTCTAATCTatgaattgttcttcaaaaaGGCACTTCGTAACGTAGCTCATCGAAGCTACATCATATTGAAGCGGTTCAAGAgtcaagcctattgtatttgcaGTGTTTACGAATGGATACACAAGATCAGTCTggtaatttttcttatttttcgtgTGAAATAGTAGTaccttcatacgcattaggTGTATAAAGGTACATACaaattaaaaggggaaaaaaaaataaattaagtacttacctcgattatatggatgaaggtctaccgtgacacagaatcctgacatcgaggcacaaactggaccctctaaaaaatgaaaagttagaCCTCTATGTCGCGTTCATTCTCAGTAGCGatcagccattttgttttcaattttgaaagaaggagaacgaacgagacagaacttttcctttttttgagggtccactTTGTGCCTcaatgtcaggattctgtgtcacgatataccatcatccatataatcgaggtaagtgcataatttattttttccccttttatttggagtgctattgcgaccccattctaccccattttggagagtattgATCTGCCTaatattacacggacgagtcctgggctccAGCCTGCAAAGCGGACCGGCAGGGtcaccagacgtcccgtatttaccgggatcgtcccgtattttgctcctttgtcctTCCCAGGACGCCTATTTGTCCcctatttcagaatattgaacaaaatgtatttaataaatttaaaagtgacgaattttcatcaaataactaacagatgacgaagcagatACAACATTAACATCGATAACtgtaaacttttgcaagttctgcggtgattttcttgctaacccAATCCATTGCAAATGAACTGGCCTcctgcctgtgtgtggcaggcttCTAGCTAGGCATGTAGGATCGGAGATTGCTGATTTGGAGATGTAATCTGAGgaacaagttattgagttttcataactagatctagttgtttcagctttcgttttgagtcttgGTGTGTATGATGCAGCGATGTTTCATCTCATTTTTAAGTTTGAcgatgtttcactttgaaattgtattcatttctaaaacattttattttttttaaatttttttaaatatattaaaaaaaaccaccaaatatcattatgatttttgttagatgattggatttgttttgtttgcttgaagtttgaactattttctttcttttctatccttcatTGTTCATCCTTCTTGCCTTCCTGCTtgcccttctttctttttttcctataTTTCTTTCCTGACCCTTTCTCTCTGCTCATTTTCttactttccttctttattaaatatcctatttttatttgcttcattctttctgtccttaaacttttctttgcttcgatccttctccctttttttttcattctttctctccttccaatattttcttgtttttcattctctcctcccttcattcttccctccctctttcctcctttgtttcattctttgtttaatttttccctTCTAATTCTTcaccttattctttctttcccttctttcctgtttttcttctttctttatttcaaagaatgaaggaaacatattcttctttctttctctcctttattttgtctttgagcttcacacatttgttcatcttcccttcctttctttcaacGAATGATGgaaacattttttccccttttctttatttcatccttcttttattctaactttcttttgttatttcccttcattttttcttctcaattcatctcttttctttctctccttcattctttcgttcatcctcccttccaattctttttttttcacaagtctaacactgtgtagccttctttgtttgtcgattgtcccgtaatatgattttgtgaaatctggtcaccctacGGCTGCGGACCGGAGCTCCCTGCATGGGTTTAAGTCAAGGACTCTCTCtgattaataattaataatagaAGTTTTTAGAACTCTACGGGTCTCTAAAAAGACTCTAGATCTAGATGATAGATCTATAAAAGAGACTTAAATATGTTCACAAATCCACGTTACTTGTATTTTCTAGGCTACAAATTTGTTGTgactaacgttagatctatacCAAATTGGAAGAGGCGGCTTTCTCCACTCTTCAAGACAGCGGCCGGAATCGATGGGATTTCATCGGAGAAGTTCCGGCAACAACAAAGCCCGCCAGTAGTGTAGGCTACGAATACTCGGACAAGTCAAGAAAGACAAGATGCAGAGTCGTGACAGAATTTGACAAGCTCAATATGAAGTTTGTAGGTGGACCTACCTCTGCGCCCATTTTGCATGCTGTTTCTATGACTCTCCTACATGAGCTGAAtgtcttttttttgtcttcagTTGCTGTTATTTGGCAAACTGCCGCCAGATTTACACCCTCCGATTTTAACTCGGCCATCTCACAAGTTGTCCCATTCGTTCACTTTCGTGTTGGCATTATAAACGTAACCGTAATGGCTGTTGGTGCAGCGCAGAGACAAACATTTAATCATACGCGGGTATTTTGAATGTGATGTAAATCGAGTTATTGAGGGCAAGAAAACGTTTATttggataaaaagagaaaaatcaaactagtataacactgacaatttcatcaaaatcggatgtaaaatatgaaagttaatTATAGCACTTTAAAGATTCGGtctaatttcacaaaagagtaGGCCTTAATACCCCCTGCGCCGGCCCAGCCACATGCAAATGGGGAAACctatgacatcacccactcactatttttttttagtatatgaagtcaaattattttaattttctccccactgtatgtgaaacaaagttttattcctccctgaacatgtggaaccaCATTGTTTTGTTTGGCCTTTTCAATCAAATTATTGTTGAATctgtaaatatttcatattcaaacaaagaaaaaaaataaactaaacAAAAGAACTGTGATATCACCGTCTCacttatttgcatatcactgcATATATAGGTctatcatttttgtgaaaataaaactTTAACTTATACGGTCATTTAACATATCCGGTTTGGATGAAGTGATTCAAAGGATCGAACTTCTTTCTtggttggacttgacctttaagtagaAATTTCAGCTATTTCTCCCAAAATGGCAACGGAATAAAAAAAGCTTAAGGTCTCAAACATCGatatcatttaaaaatcatgaagcGTAAAATATGTTCAGACAATTTGTACTCGGAGTGGCCTAATGCTAGGCCTATTGTGCCGCATAGTGAACCACACCATGACCGTCAATGCATTGTTTTTCCTCAAAGTAGTAATACAGTGATAcagtgatttttatttcttttacggCCCCTTCAGGGGCATGGAAGAAATACAATAGTGTAACAACAAATATAGATATACATAAAAAagttaaaagataacaaaagctTAAAATATCAGGCTAGCTCTTACAACAAACAGGTAAAAGGTAAGaatcgaaaataaaatatagtagtagtaaagGGTGTCTTCTTCAagcatctgattttttttaaattggtatCATAATAGCAACGCACATTTTTCACCTTTCTCTTCAttatgatttttctattttactgaatgaataatatcaaattaaagctaatggaataaatgtttattttaactatgatttgattgatttacTTAATAAATATATGGAACGTGTGGCATTAAAGCCACTTACGGGTCATTTAAATGACAATTAAGATCTTCAAAGTTCAAATTGGGGCACAAAAGggtaattccataaaataatcaacctttttgtacatccgacacccatttttctcaagttttacatCACTTTCATGATCTGACCAAGTCATGATCATttagcattacagactgtcaccATGGTCACAGGAACCAGaaattagagaaagaaaatttcatgaaggtctcaCATACATGGAGTGGGACGTAGATATATTATGTAATTGCCCAAAAGTTAAAACATAATACGAAACATCTCATGTATAGCGTATATGCATTTTGTCTGCAAATAATAACGTTGAAAGtgtgtaggcctataggccTATCGAGTCTCGACACCACACAATTTGCGATTTGACTAGCTCCATCTACGACGTGCATATCAAATACTGCTCTACGATTGGCTGAAAGTTTAACAGGACTGCCGCGATCATTGAGACCCGGATGCAGGGATTCATGTGTCGAATCCTTTCGGTTGGCATTGCGATGTATGATCTAACAAGGACACGCAAGTTCACAAGAGATCATGTGACAAGGCAAAACAGTAATTGAGTGGTGATGGCGGTGATGGTGGTGAAAATGGtggtgctggtgatgatgatgacgataatgacgatgatgatgatgatgaacatgatGGTCTCTCATTCAATTTCAGACCAATCCAATCATAAGATTTgctattgttttcttttgttagaAAGTTCAATGACCATAGTGGCTTGGTATGTCGAACCTATTATTGTCGGGCTCAATCTCAGCCGAATCATATCAAAGGGCAGGAGCCTGGGAACGATGTTCTAAGAGggcgtgatttttttaaaatgacgGTAATTTTGGCTAAAAAAGATTAATTTTGACAAGCGAATTCACAGGGACTTATCAAAGGGATAATCTATATTCTTGTCGAGCACAAGCAGGGCATATCAGAAATCAAGGGGATATTTGATGATAAAATGGCTAGTACATCATACACCATGTACACGGACAGCTCGAAGATAAACCAGTCGCTGAAGTTCCTAACCTACCATTTGACACAAAATATTAATTACTTAGAACTTTGTCAAGCTGTTGGTAGgtacgatgatgacgatgatgttaatgatagCGAAGGTGATGTATATAATAATGCTGTGGTGCTGCTGTGATGGTTGACGACCACGAGAACAACGACGTCGATGAAAATGAAACTAATAAGGAGACGGAGGGTTAGGGGAATAattaggatatatatatatattgttgcctgaagatcgcacctcacgtaggttgcgtgaaactcagagttgcaattaaatttgatgaacctccagtcaaccttgtgaacttgtgtttattattcaaagctcttcctgtgaaggacatcgagcactctatacaaggatagaattcccgaagtatatatatatatttatatatatatatatatatatatatatatatgtatatatatatttttttaaacacggTCACACGTTGGATTAAATAATGTATAAagtatttccatttatttgataaaagagCAATTTATATATGCCTTGTTCAAGGGtcgtgccgggaatcgaaccccggactttcattGTATAGTCgagcgccttagaccactcggccacgccGCCACTGCACCTTGTAATCATATTGATTTCCGATACCAAGAATTTCGCCTTCCATACCTCTAAatgttgttttcatttttatcatttatagtCCAATCCAATTGATTCGTTTAGCTCATCGTGTCCCTTTGATATTCATATCTGGAGCTTGGTAGTGCATGCAGCGTTGATCGGTGCACGGTGTCTTTCTCATCGTGATATAGCATTCCAATTAGCAGATACATCCGCAATGGTACATTTCATCAAGGCAGTTTTAGTAAGTCACATCTTTCAATATTCAGTCAATTGTATCAATTGTATCAATTTTATCAAGTTATTTTACTATCATTCCTATCACATCGTACATGGTCTAGTAGTTCTGCCCTTTGATTTCTAaatagagggtcgtgggttcgaatcccagtcaTGTCGTTTATTTTGTAGTGCCCTCGTTAACAGGTGAGATAAATGGGTACCCTTCAGTATGTGGTCCACTTGGGCTGAGTTCATATCGAAGTATACGGTACACAGTATTCGCAATACTCTATACCGGCATGCATGGCGGGCCACATAAGGTATAGCACACGTGTCCAACTTTAATGATTGGAAATAATGTGGTTATGTTTCCTCAGTCatatatatcttaaaatttcaaacatgtATCAGCCTAATTGattattttatcaattattactatttttgctTTTGATGTCGTTATTTTTT
This genomic interval from Lytechinus pictus isolate F3 Inbred chromosome 3, Lp3.0, whole genome shotgun sequence contains the following:
- the LOC129257815 gene encoding deaminated glutathione amidase-like isoform X1, which gives rise to MAELKSEGVNLAAVCQITATEDKKKTFSSCRRVIETACKMGAEMVFLPEACDYIQRSPADSVRYAEGMDGPTMSAFKQLAKEHKVWLSIGGFHEKNPEDDSKMLNTHVILDDRGDVVSRYSKTHLFSVDIQGQFKLDERDCCTPGKTIVPPVDTPLGKVGLGICYDLRFPEFSMMLTRQGAEILTFPSAFTIPTGMAHWEPLLRSRAIENQCYVIAAAQTGKHNDGRASYGHAMIVDPWGAVVAHCSEGEGVAVAQIDHGYLQKVRTSMPVWDHRRTDLYPTF
- the LOC129257815 gene encoding deaminated glutathione amidase-like isoform X2, whose protein sequence is MVFLPEACDYIQRSPADSVRYAEGMDGPTMSAFKQLAKEHKVWLSIGGFHEKNPEDDSKMLNTHVILDDRGDVVSRYSKTHLFSVDIQGQFKLDERDCCTPGKTIVPPVDTPLGKVGLGICYDLRFPEFSMMLTRQGAEILTFPSAFTIPTGMAHWEPLLRSRAIENQCYVIAAAQTGKHNDGRASYGHAMIVDPWGAVVAHCSEGEGVAVAQIDHGYLQKVRTSMPVWDHRRTDLYPTF